In Pseudomonadota bacterium, the DNA window TGGCGGGCTTCGTGAAGTCCCAGGTGCTCTTTGCCATCGTCGACATGGACGTGCTGACGCGGTTGAGCCATGGGCCATGCGCGGCAGAGGCGGCGGCACCGGGCCTGCCGGCGAAGAACGCACGCCTCCTGATGGATGCCGCCTGCGCCACCGGTCTCGTTTCGAAGGGTCGCAGGGGCTATCGCCTCACCACGCGCGGGGCCGCGTTTCTCGCCGTCCCTGGCGGGCAGGCCTTGGTCCGCCATCACGCGATCTTCTACCGCGACATGGCCGATCCGTCCGCGCTCCTGCGTGGGGATGCGGCGCCCGAGCTCGCGCGCTTCTGGCCCTATGTCTTTGGTGCGGGGGCCGCCGAGGATCCCGAACAGGCGCGCGCCTACTCCGATCTCATGGCGGACACCCAGCGCCTCGTGGCGGATGACACGCTGCGGATGGTGGATCTCTCAGGTGCCCGGGAGGTGCTCGATGTGGGCGGCGGCACGGGCGCGTTCCTGACGGCGCTGGGGCAGGCGTGCCACGAGCCTCGGCTCCATCTTTTCGATCTTCCCGCCGTGGCGCCGTGGGCCGAGAGCCGCTTTCGCGCGGCGGGCCTGTCGCAGCGGGCGCGGATCACGCAGGGCTCCTTCCGCGATGACCCGCTCCCCACCGGTGCCGACGTCATCACGCTAGTCCGCGTGCTCTACGATCACGACGATGCAACGGTGCGCGCGCTTCTCGAAAAGGCGCGGTCCGCTCTGCCGGAGGGGGGTCGCATCGTCATCTCCGAGCCCATGACCGGCGGCGCGCGGCCCCATGTTCCGGGGGATGTCTATTTCGCGTTCTACACGTTGTGCATGGAGACGGGTCAGGCTCGCTCCCAGGCGCGCATCGCGGAGCTTCTCGCCGAGGCCGGATTCGAGCGTATCGAGGCGCCGCCCGCGCGGCGCGCCTTCGTGACATCCCTGGTGACCGCATTCCGTCGCTGAACCTGACAATTCTTTGTCCAGTTCAATTGACATAGCGATGTGTAAGGTTAGACTGACACTCACAGCCAGGCCCCCGCTCCGAGTCCCGACTCGCCAGCGCGCGGCACGACGACAAGGGAGCACGACCCGTGCACACAACCGCCGTTCTTATGTCCGAGCCAGGCAGGCTTGGGCTTGAGACCGTGGCCCTCAAGGCCCCGGAAGCGGGGGACGTCGTCGTCGAGATTGCGCATTCCGCGATCTCGACCGGCACTGAAAAGCTCTTCTATTCCGGTGACATGCCGCCCTTCCCGGGCTCAGGCTTCCCGCTCGTGCCCGGCTACGAGGCCACTGGCGCGGTCGTCGAAACCAGCCCCGGCACGGGCCTTTCCGTGGGCGATACCGTCTTTGTCCCGGGTGCGGATTGCTACGATGGTGCCTTCGGGCTTTTCGGCGGCGCGACGAAGCGTTTGGTGACGCGCGCCGCCCGCGCCGTGAAAATCGATTCTACCATGGGGGCGTCAGGTGCCCTCCTGGCGCTCGCCGCCACGGCGCGCCACGCCCTGGCCGCGCCCGGTGCCGCGCTGCCCGACCTCATCGTCGGGCACGGCACGCTGGGCCGGCTCCTGGCGCGGCTCACGATCATCGCCGGTGCGCCCGCGCCCACGGTCTGGGAGGTCAATCCCTCTCGTCGGGGCGCGCGCGACTACGACGTCATCGACCCCGCCAAGGACGAGCGCCACGACTACCGCGCGATCTACGATGCCTCCGGGCAGGGCGCGCTTCTCGACACGTTCATCTCGCGCCTCGCCAAGGGCGGAGAGATCACGCTCGCGGGCTTCTACAGCGCGCCGCTTTCATTCGCCTTTCCCTCCGCCTTCCTCAAGGAAGCACGTCTGCGCGTGGCGGCGGAATGGGACAAGGCCGACCTCGACGCCGTGC includes these proteins:
- a CDS encoding methyltransferase → MNDTRRIPVPEEGPGRFGSGPRAWLLRLAASPRFQRFAARNPLLARKARREGEAIFDLMAGFVKSQVLFAIVDMDVLTRLSHGPCAAEAAAPGLPAKNARLLMDAACATGLVSKGRRGYRLTTRGAAFLAVPGGQALVRHHAIFYRDMADPSALLRGDAAPELARFWPYVFGAGAAEDPEQARAYSDLMADTQRLVADDTLRMVDLSGAREVLDVGGGTGAFLTALGQACHEPRLHLFDLPAVAPWAESRFRAAGLSQRARITQGSFRDDPLPTGADVITLVRVLYDHDDATVRALLEKARSALPEGGRIVISEPMTGGARPHVPGDVYFAFYTLCMETGQARSQARIAELLAEAGFERIEAPPARRAFVTSLVTAFRR
- the bchC gene encoding chlorophyll synthesis pathway protein BchC, whose amino-acid sequence is MHTTAVLMSEPGRLGLETVALKAPEAGDVVVEIAHSAISTGTEKLFYSGDMPPFPGSGFPLVPGYEATGAVVETSPGTGLSVGDTVFVPGADCYDGAFGLFGGATKRLVTRAARAVKIDSTMGASGALLALAATARHALAAPGAALPDLIVGHGTLGRLLARLTIIAGAPAPTVWEVNPSRRGARDYDVIDPAKDERHDYRAIYDASGQGALLDTFISRLAKGGEITLAGFYSAPLSFAFPSAFLKEARLRVAAEWDKADLDAVRSLIDSGALDLDDLITHRAAATDAKEAYETAFSDPACLKMTLDWSDIA